From the Bacillus sp. E(2018) genome, the window GAATGAAACGTGGCTGACGCGAAGCCGTATGCGTCAGCCAACTTTGTTTCTATTTCGTTCTTTGAAGAGTGTTGTTACCTGCAAATTTTGTAGTCAAGGAACCTAATTGATTTCTCTATGAGTCAAAAAGTGAAGTCTATGAGTCAAAATGAGTATCCTATGAGTCTTACTCGCAGTTCTATGAGTCAAACTCAATGCTCTATGAGTCAAACGAAATTCTATGGGTCAAAATAAAGGTTCTATGGGTCAAAACCCATACTCTATGAGTCTAACGAAACGAATTCCCATGGATCAACCGCGACCATTCAAACTCCACTTTACTACTTCAACAGTTTATTGATTTCTGTCTCTGCATCCTTCAGAGCCTGTTCAGGATCTTTATCTTCTAGCAATACTTTTTGAAACTCTTCTTGAACAGCCTTATTAATCTGCGAAATGTTTTCTACTGGCGGAAATAGGTTAGCTCCTTTTTCAAGCTGCTTTGCAGCAAGGTAGCGTCCTTTATCTGCCGGATCTGTTGCTTCTTTAACATCTGTGTAAAACTTATCTTCTGTCGCTTCAATAACTGATGGAAGAATCGGTACGATTTTACCGAATGCCAATTGGTTTTCAGCGTTCGTCACAAACTTAGCAAATTTAATAGCTGCTTCAGGGTGCTTCGTTTTCTCAGCAACTGCAATATTCATGATTCCCACATGAATTTTTTCTTCCGTTCCTAAAACCGCTGGTGCTGAATCCGATTTCGCGTAAACCTCTGGTGAAAGATCTTTAACTTGTCGGAATAGCTGTGGGCCAGTGTTCCACCAAGCTAGCTTTTCTTGAGCAAATGCTTCATTATGCTTGTATGTTCCAAGGACCGCTTCTTTTGGAATCAAGCCGTCATCGTAACGCTGTTTGAATTCTTTGAAGATCTCCAGTGCTTTCGGATTGTTAATCGCTGCACTCTTTAAGTCTTTAGAGACGATATCTGCACCGTTTGCCGGCAGGTAGACATGGATATCCTTTACAAGATGTCCGATAGCTCCTGTCTTTTCCTTGATTACCTTCGACATCTCCCATGCTTCTTCCTCTGTGGTTGGCGGCTTATCGAATCCTGCTTTCTTTAAGAGGTCTTTATTGTAAAGCATGATTCCGTTCGAAAGGTACCACGGCAAAGCGTATGTTCCATCTTCGAGCTTACCAGCATCCCAAATGCCTGGGAAAAAGTCATCCTTTACATCCTTTGAATCTTTCTCTAAGTTCTTCACCGCTCCAAGTGCAGCAAGTTTTTTCAAATAATCGGTATTTAAGTTCATCACATCACCAAGCTGACCAGACGCCGCCGCTGTAAGCGTTTTCTTTTCAACTTGATCGAATGGGATGTCTTGCCACTTCACTTTAATATTTGGATTTTCTTTTTCAAAATCAGCGATCATGCCGTTAATATAGTCATCAAATGTCGGGCTCAGTGCAATGGTCCAAAATGTAATTTCTGCTTTTCCGTCCTTCTCTCCACCACTTGATGAACCCGTACAAGCAGTTAGAGCGAAGAGTGTGAAAATCATGACGATCGCAAACACCTTTTTAACGTGCTTCACATTACATCCCCCTCATTTTTCATCATGAATAGCATGTTCCGTCTATCAGTAAAAAAGGAATTTTATTTCTTAAAAATTGGTAAAGAAGAAAAATTCCTCCACTTTCTTAATTTTAAGATAATACTGACAATTTTGTCAACGGCTGTTTTTACTGTTTTATATTGTGTTTTTTTACAACATCCCACCATTTATAGGTATTAAGATGGCTTGTATCAAAAAGCATCACCCCTGCCGATTTTTCTTTACACATCGCAATCGCTTTGAAAAATTGGTTTGGGTTATTTTTATAATCTTGTAGATACAGTGAAGCAATAACCGGGGTCTGCCCGTTTAACGCGCGAACGCTCACTTCAATGCCGCCTTCAACACTGTACCAATCTGCAGGCTTGCCGTTTGCGATCGCTTCCTGCTTCGTTACATCAGGATAATAACAACCTGTCATAATAAAATCGAGTTCGTCACCATATCCTGTCACATGATAGGTTTCTGATGTCCAATCGTAATCAGGCAGGAACGTTTGGCTTCCCCAGTTAACTCCTTCGTTATAGTAAAGCGGATGCCATGACCCTACATAAATACTAAAGAGTAGATTTGGATTATGGTTCTTTACAGCAGCCTTTGCTTTCTTCACATATTCTGTAATGTTGCCTGCCCGCCATTCGATCCAACGATTAAAATAGCAACCTCTTATTACTTCTCCATCTGTTGAGAAAGACAATACGTCCTCCGGCCACCGCTTGAGCTTCTCACCCACAAAATCTTCGAATCTATTTTTGCTAAAAGAACTAAAATCACCGTATACATTAGGATATCTGCAGCGGTCTAGCACCACACCATCGAGTTCATAGTTTGCAACTACTTCTTTTAAAATAGCAAGCTGGTATTTCTGTACTTCCGGCAGAATCGGATTCACCCATACCGCATATTCCTCACTTTCTTCGGCAGAGATCAATTCTCCCTTCTGTATCTCTTGGTTATAGTGGTAATAGGTAACCTGCCAATCTTTTCGCGTATATGCCATCCCTTCGCCTGCCGCTTTTTCACCTTCAGCAAAAACATCAAAGTTAACGAGCACGATAAAACCTTCATTCTGTCCAAGTGTGATCATTTCTTTTAGGAAGTCTCTGTTATACCAATCCTTATAGCGTCCATCTTTGACAGTAGACACGTGTGGTGCGATCTCACTTGGATACGTCACCTGTCCAAAAGGAATCTTAGCATCGATGACGAGCCTTGTAACACCAGCTTCTTTTGCGTTTTTTATTAATATTCTTTGGTTTTCTTTTGAAGCAAGATACTCTGCATTTGCAATAAAATCGATCCACAAAATTGTTGCGTCTCTCAACTCTTAACCACCCTTTTCGTCAGAAATTGATGCAGCACTTTTACAACATAATCCATGTGATCTATACTCCCTGGTAGATCATGGCCTGAAAAAGGATAATAGCGAATCTCTTTATTAGTATTCATTAAATGAAAGACGCCATAAAT encodes:
- a CDS encoding sugar ABC transporter substrate-binding protein — its product is MKHVKKVFAIVMIFTLFALTACTGSSSGGEKDGKAEITFWTIALSPTFDDYINGMIADFEKENPNIKVKWQDIPFDQVEKKTLTAAASGQLGDVMNLNTDYLKKLAALGAVKNLEKDSKDVKDDFFPGIWDAGKLEDGTYALPWYLSNGIMLYNKDLLKKAGFDKPPTTEEEAWEMSKVIKEKTGAIGHLVKDIHVYLPANGADIVSKDLKSAAINNPKALEIFKEFKQRYDDGLIPKEAVLGTYKHNEAFAQEKLAWWNTGPQLFRQVKDLSPEVYAKSDSAPAVLGTEEKIHVGIMNIAVAEKTKHPEAAIKFAKFVTNAENQLAFGKIVPILPSVIEATEDKFYTDVKEATDPADKGRYLAAKQLEKGANLFPPVENISQINKAVQEEFQKVLLEDKDPEQALKDAETEINKLLK
- a CDS encoding alpha amylase family protein, whose amino-acid sequence is MRDATILWIDFIANAEYLASKENQRILIKNAKEAGVTRLVIDAKIPFGQVTYPSEIAPHVSTVKDGRYKDWYNRDFLKEMITLGQNEGFIVLVNFDVFAEGEKAAGEGMAYTRKDWQVTYYHYNQEIQKGELISAEESEEYAVWVNPILPEVQKYQLAILKEVVANYELDGVVLDRCRYPNVYGDFSSFSKNRFEDFVGEKLKRWPEDVLSFSTDGEVIRGCYFNRWIEWRAGNITEYVKKAKAAVKNHNPNLLFSIYVGSWHPLYYNEGVNWGSQTFLPDYDWTSETYHVTGYGDELDFIMTGCYYPDVTKQEAIANGKPADWYSVEGGIEVSVRALNGQTPVIASLYLQDYKNNPNQFFKAIAMCKEKSAGVMLFDTSHLNTYKWWDVVKKHNIKQ